From the genome of Methylomonas sp. UP202, one region includes:
- a CDS encoding VPLPA-CTERM sorting domain-containing protein — MKLKQMAGVWVMALLSVSQAYASQTVLTFENLNDWDLVDGYGGISGWQAGGSLRDYSIYPSHQPDMGDRYFAVSYGGAELSFDSAPVVFEGVHYNFVGFDSHVSYDLYYQNQLVYSALLVPENQPPEVYWLASGYAGLIDKIYFHGTSDGVVVDNLTYSTTAPVPLPGAAWLFAGGLAGIAVRQPRRQTRWK; from the coding sequence ATGAAATTGAAACAAATGGCAGGGGTTTGGGTTATGGCCTTATTAAGCGTATCGCAGGCTTATGCCTCGCAAACCGTGCTCACCTTTGAAAACTTGAACGATTGGGATTTGGTTGACGGTTACGGCGGCATTTCCGGATGGCAAGCCGGCGGAAGCTTGCGAGATTATTCCATTTACCCGTCCCATCAGCCGGACATGGGGGATCGTTATTTTGCGGTTTCTTACGGCGGCGCGGAGCTGAGTTTCGACTCGGCGCCGGTGGTATTCGAGGGCGTGCATTATAATTTTGTCGGCTTCGACAGTCATGTCAGCTACGACCTGTATTACCAAAACCAACTGGTTTACAGCGCACTGCTGGTTCCAGAAAACCAACCGCCGGAAGTTTATTGGTTGGCATCTGGCTACGCTGGGCTAATCGATAAAATCTATTTTCACGGGACGTCGGACGGCGTCGTCGTCGACAACCTGACCTACTCGACCACGGCCCCGGTACCGCTACCCGGTGCGGCTTGGCTGTTCGCCGGCGGCTTGGCCGGCATCGCGGTCCGCCAGCCGCGCCGGCAAACGAGGTGGAAATAA
- a CDS encoding DUF2281 domain-containing protein, with protein sequence MTIADTIYQHVKALPPSKALEVLHFVEFLESKSDSTPEPAADEALAAFLHSLPVGRRSDAEINAEFQTVRDEWDQP encoded by the coding sequence ATGACCATCGCCGACACCATCTACCAACACGTCAAAGCCCTCCCGCCTAGCAAAGCCCTGGAGGTTTTACATTTCGTCGAGTTTCTGGAATCAAAATCCGACTCGACACCGGAACCCGCAGCCGACGAAGCCTTAGCCGCTTTTCTACACAGTCTGCCGGTCGGCAGGCGAAGCGATGCAGAAATCAACGCCGAATTTCAAACCGTGCGCGACGAGTGGGATCAACCGTGA
- the avs2 gene encoding AVAST type 2 anti-phage system protein Avs2, with product MNNTELLKIRALNGSQHFAFEELCCQLASLEPRAIEDEFLRKGIGSDAGVECYIRHADGTETGWQAKFFDKFDSGQISQLTESLKQAIEKHPKLTRYIVCLPIDLKDGRTGKNKTEGQRWIDWKTTRLSELSEERNIEIILWQATDIRERLHRNDPYYAGRISFFFDELRFTPVWFSRHINAACISLGSRYTPQFHISLPIRQVFLGISRSPWLEDQREELITPLRKQLNSLKYDFQQANVSETDLKVLLNYSNNLIDALKQSFPITKPYPIADWRSQIQQVQTAANQWQAHFWHLDSEEKDKSKKDNIRAALNELHGFGKTLDEIDEKLNSDTWILANEQAVLLYGEAGTGKSHLLADIANDAIKKGYPTIFLINSQFFQQDPRTQILEHLDLRHIPFSIFLGALDAAGQAAGVRALLIIDALNERFGTEIWPQYLAPLIEEVKRYPHLALIVSCRTTYLPFILPADSLLCDSLKQIEHHGFADGGGYAARTYLAKRNIIRPSVPHLLPEFNNPLFLKTLCDSLEQQGLDCFPRGIQGLTEYFDFYLKSLANQIELRMGLDKRQNIIVRALKAFTEKLTSNQSSYLSIETTIACFDSIYASKGQQDRSLLSQFEHEGILTIEPVYIENNQLEEQARFTFERFSDFQIAGHLLNEHISSKNSVQPLETGTPLHTFLSRKDINRVAGIIHALAVLLPESTDYELLDIFPSANGSYKWTINEAFFKSLLLRRQNFFTDRTRELVIGLSQNYPNHWLETLIAVSTEPNNRFNANYLHEKLAHLTMLERDAKWTIAIANLELEDGSPLDILLSWTVESGFEEIDPLRAELAAIMLTWLFSTSYRTVRDRATKGLSALLAPRLPLALSLLERFKQVDDLYILERLLAACYGAALQAQTQKNLAELALFVYQWIFADGKPPAHLLLRDYARGIIEYTLHCDLLPEEIKIEKVRPPYQSDWPIEFVAENNLEIYGDKYKDDIVRSASSEWLGDFAKYIIKPSVHHWTTTPIGVDKALTPYENFEVFYSMFADHANSDQLSAFNEILQFCIDCNRPEPNSVGQESQKKASSTEIKIKIVAYDYKELEIKKQNEARFEELETKFINLLDDKYKYKYWSGCRQRIRQILNRYSNNLPEHFDDILAQLWVTKRAHDYGWSTDLFGEFDSRIGSGRGRRHKQMERIGKKYQWLALYELLSRMADNLIYYSGYSDGANRYEAPWQIYKRNIDPSLLISKTKDENWENHPHAWWSPQTLKLRLLKKQEQKLWLQNESDQLNSASLLDVIDPDTGQRWLVMKSFKQYSTSYDLDARIDSWCRCWCVVVRNRYKNQFIDAISTHNLIDPDAFPKVGEFYGSFIGEYPWHPSYEIDDDWSTVDRDYGFRHKVLTTFAEYTAERGGYDCSIEGTINTYLPAPWLIQKLGLRLIDGRTLSFADAKGQILFKDPSVHEEGPSAALIDRMAFLDLLDKENLAPVWIIAGEKGAYGEHHDDFVGRRVHSFVYSLNKQNEIVCVKQKIDIEEP from the coding sequence ATGAATAACACCGAATTACTAAAAATTCGAGCATTGAACGGTAGCCAACACTTTGCTTTCGAAGAATTATGTTGTCAGCTTGCATCTCTTGAACCAAGAGCAATAGAAGATGAGTTTCTCCGCAAAGGTATTGGATCAGATGCCGGAGTTGAATGCTACATACGTCACGCTGACGGAACCGAAACAGGTTGGCAAGCAAAATTCTTCGATAAATTTGATTCCGGCCAGATATCTCAGCTTACCGAGTCTTTGAAACAAGCCATCGAAAAGCATCCAAAACTGACCCGCTATATCGTCTGTTTGCCAATAGATCTTAAAGACGGGAGAACCGGAAAAAATAAAACAGAGGGGCAACGCTGGATAGATTGGAAAACAACTCGTCTCTCAGAATTAAGCGAAGAGCGCAATATTGAAATTATACTTTGGCAAGCCACCGATATTCGAGAACGCTTGCATCGCAACGATCCGTATTACGCCGGGAGGATAAGTTTTTTCTTTGATGAACTTCGCTTTACGCCTGTTTGGTTTTCTCGACACATCAACGCTGCCTGTATTTCTTTAGGTTCCCGATATACACCTCAATTTCATATATCGTTACCAATACGGCAGGTGTTTTTAGGCATTAGTCGATCACCTTGGCTTGAGGATCAGCGAGAGGAATTAATTACGCCACTAAGAAAACAACTCAATAGCCTAAAATATGACTTTCAGCAGGCCAATGTCTCGGAAACCGATTTAAAGGTTCTATTAAATTACAGCAACAACTTAATCGACGCGCTCAAGCAAAGTTTTCCCATAACAAAGCCTTATCCCATCGCGGATTGGCGCAGCCAAATTCAACAAGTTCAAACTGCTGCGAATCAATGGCAGGCCCATTTCTGGCACCTCGACTCAGAAGAAAAAGATAAATCTAAAAAAGATAATATCCGGGCCGCATTAAACGAACTTCATGGGTTCGGAAAAACGCTTGATGAAATAGACGAAAAACTAAACTCAGATACTTGGATACTGGCAAATGAACAGGCTGTGCTTCTTTACGGCGAAGCAGGAACAGGCAAATCTCATCTGTTGGCTGATATTGCCAATGATGCGATCAAAAAAGGTTACCCGACTATTTTTTTGATTAATAGTCAGTTCTTCCAACAAGACCCACGTACGCAAATTCTTGAGCACTTGGATTTAAGGCATATTCCATTTTCAATTTTTCTTGGAGCGTTGGATGCGGCGGGCCAAGCCGCAGGCGTGAGAGCATTGCTGATAATCGACGCATTAAACGAACGTTTCGGTACCGAAATTTGGCCTCAATACCTGGCACCGTTAATCGAAGAAGTTAAACGCTACCCTCATCTTGCCCTTATCGTTTCATGCCGCACAACTTACCTGCCCTTTATTTTGCCAGCCGATTCTCTTCTGTGCGATAGCTTGAAGCAGATAGAACACCACGGTTTTGCCGATGGAGGCGGATACGCAGCCAGAACTTATCTGGCCAAACGCAACATTATCAGGCCTAGTGTTCCGCACTTATTGCCAGAATTTAACAACCCGCTTTTCCTTAAAACCTTGTGCGACAGTTTGGAACAACAAGGGCTCGATTGTTTTCCACGAGGAATACAAGGTTTAACGGAATATTTCGATTTTTATCTTAAATCATTAGCCAACCAAATTGAATTGCGGATGGGGCTGGATAAACGGCAGAATATTATTGTGCGTGCGTTAAAGGCATTTACTGAAAAACTAACATCCAATCAATCTTCCTACCTTTCAATTGAAACGACTATCGCTTGTTTTGATTCGATATATGCTTCTAAGGGCCAACAAGATCGCAGCTTGTTGAGCCAATTTGAACACGAGGGAATTTTAACGATTGAGCCTGTTTATATCGAAAATAATCAGTTAGAAGAACAAGCACGTTTTACGTTCGAGCGTTTCAGCGATTTTCAAATTGCTGGGCATTTGTTAAATGAGCATATTTCTTCGAAAAATAGCGTTCAACCCTTGGAAACAGGGACTCCGCTACATACTTTTCTTTCCCGTAAAGATATAAATAGGGTTGCCGGCATTATCCACGCTTTAGCGGTTTTGCTGCCAGAATCTACGGATTACGAATTGCTCGATATATTTCCATCAGCGAACGGATCATACAAATGGACAATTAATGAAGCATTTTTTAAAAGTTTATTATTGCGCCGTCAGAATTTTTTTACCGATAGAACCCGTGAATTAGTGATTGGTTTATCGCAAAATTATCCGAATCACTGGCTGGAAACGCTTATCGCAGTTAGTACGGAGCCCAACAACCGCTTCAATGCCAATTATCTGCATGAAAAATTAGCTCATCTGACGATGCTTGAGCGCGATGCGAAATGGACTATTGCTATCGCTAATCTCGAACTAGAGGATGGTTCACCACTTGATATATTACTTTCCTGGACAGTGGAATCGGGTTTTGAGGAAATAGATCCGCTGCGTGCCGAACTGGCGGCAATTATGTTGACATGGTTATTTTCGACATCGTATCGCACTGTTCGAGATCGGGCTACCAAGGGATTGTCCGCTTTACTGGCGCCACGTTTGCCGTTGGCACTTAGCTTGTTGGAACGCTTCAAGCAGGTCGATGACCTTTACATTTTAGAGCGATTATTGGCCGCCTGCTATGGCGCTGCATTACAAGCACAAACCCAGAAAAATCTTGCCGAACTTGCTCTTTTTGTTTACCAATGGATTTTTGCCGATGGTAAGCCGCCAGCCCATTTGCTACTGCGCGACTACGCTAGGGGTATTATCGAATACACATTGCATTGTGACTTATTGCCTGAAGAAATTAAAATTGAAAAAGTACGGCCGCCCTATCAAAGTGATTGGCCGATTGAATTTGTAGCCGAAAATAATTTAGAGATATATGGCGACAAATACAAAGATGATATTGTTAGGTCGGCAAGCAGCGAGTGGCTTGGCGATTTTGCCAAATATATTATCAAACCTTCAGTTCATCATTGGACAACAACACCGATTGGCGTCGATAAGGCGTTAACACCATACGAAAACTTTGAAGTCTTCTATTCAATGTTTGCCGATCATGCAAATTCCGACCAACTTTCGGCATTTAATGAAATTCTACAATTCTGTATCGACTGCAATAGACCGGAGCCAAATTCGGTAGGTCAAGAATCACAAAAAAAGGCGTCCAGCACTGAAATCAAGATCAAAATTGTTGCTTATGACTATAAGGAGTTAGAAATTAAGAAGCAAAACGAAGCCAGATTCGAAGAGCTTGAAACAAAATTTATTAACTTACTCGATGACAAATATAAATACAAATACTGGTCTGGATGCCGACAAAGAATAAGACAAATTCTGAATCGATATTCGAATAATCTACCTGAGCATTTTGACGATATTTTAGCTCAGCTATGGGTAACCAAAAGGGCTCACGATTACGGATGGTCAACTGATTTATTTGGAGAATTCGATAGCAGAATTGGCTCCGGCCGAGGCAGACGCCATAAACAAATGGAACGGATTGGAAAAAAATACCAATGGTTAGCTTTGTATGAATTGTTGTCTCGTATGGCCGATAATCTGATTTATTACTCCGGTTATAGCGATGGCGCTAACCGATATGAAGCTCCTTGGCAAATATACAAACGAAATATCGATCCTTCATTACTTATTAGTAAAACCAAAGACGAAAATTGGGAAAATCATCCCCATGCTTGGTGGTCACCACAAACGCTAAAGTTGCGCTTACTGAAGAAGCAGGAGCAAAAACTCTGGTTACAAAACGAATCCGACCAATTGAATAGTGCATCGTTGCTGGATGTAATCGATCCGGACACAGGTCAGCGCTGGTTGGTTATGAAAAGTTTTAAGCAGTACAGCACTTCCTATGATTTGGATGCGCGTATCGACTCATGGTGCAGATGCTGGTGTGTGGTTGTTAGAAATCGGTATAAAAACCAATTCATTGATGCAATTTCCACACATAACTTGATTGATCCTGATGCATTTCCGAAAGTCGGCGAATTTTATGGCTCATTTATAGGCGAATACCCTTGGCATCCGTCGTACGAAATAGACGATGACTGGTCAACGGTTGATCGTGACTATGGCTTTCGGCATAAAGTGTTAACTACATTCGCCGAGTACACTGCGGAACGTGGAGGTTACGATTGCTCGATTGAAGGGACGATCAATACTTATTTGCCGGCGCCGTGGCTAATACAAAAACTTGGTTTAAGACTAATTGACGGACGCACATTGTCATTCGCAGACGCGAAAGGCCAAATTTTGTTCAAAGATCCCTCGGTGCATGAAGAAGGGCCAAGCGCAGCACTGATCGATAGAATGGCATTTTTAGATTTACTGGATAAAGAAAACTTGGCTCCGGTCTGGATTATTGCTGGAGAAAAAGGCGCATATGGCGAGCATCACGATGATTTCGTTGGGCGCAGAGTTCATTCATTCGTTTATTCATTGAACAAGCAAAATGAAATCGTTTGCGTAAAGCAAAAAATTGATATTGAAGAACCTTGA
- a CDS encoding dockerin type I domain-containing protein, which translates to MRKTGFLILLTSLLGLMSHQSQAANAVLLGWNNLGMHCMDSRYAEFAILPPYNTIEAQLIVGGKLMKASTVPNAADYTLSYQAIVDPVSGVMNSTSSGKSDWETYAPTLFPVLKTFNPAYTADMGLAGCNMPGIDSPYVLNTAQPMSFQPANSPENTYQAEGVPITPTDDQGNKNTYPLMRLVARDANNTVVAQTDIVLPVSDEMSCKTCHAANTNDKAKPTGGWISDANLEREYRLNILKLHDDTEFAEHAALYNEALAAKGLDPAGLYAAATTDQDPATPGVQVKPMLCAACHSSEALGAPSFSGNNGTVPALTQSVHSTHATVTAPGSSLTLDSSDNRAACYDCHPGSKTRCLRGAMGSAVAADGSMEMQCQSCHGNMSKVGDSHRTGWLEEPTCQSCHTGTATNNNGKIRYSSVFNNPLTYDSQRVAVNQTFATNADTPAPGLSLYRFSKGHGGLQCSACHGSTHAEFPSSHQNDNIRNEQLQGHAGVTVECKTCHTAGVPSTTDGGPHGLHPIDQNWVGRHGDAAERSGTAGCKGCHGSDLRGTELSRVQGDRSFNVEDLGTVKFYRGGTVGCYSCHRGPSSESMNTAAYPITADVSASTAAGTPVNLTLPVTGTGVTMRILKQPQHGTVGLNNAVATYFPEEGFSGTDSFLFAGYDGAKNTVTSTGNKGAVPATATITVNAACSYSLQPGSQAAANNAGSFSATLTTGANCAWQLQSDAAWLYVTSPTSGSGPATIQYNVAVNPALNTRIGNLTVLGGSNQNVAQLAVTQAAGTDGDGDGVVDAVDNCTALANATQLDSNGDHFGNLCDADLNNDCKTNSLDLGLFKSVYGNAAGNADLKAAADINGDGNVNSLDLGLFKRIYGKAPGPSAQATCP; encoded by the coding sequence ATGAGAAAAACCGGTTTTCTGATTCTGCTGACCAGCCTTTTGGGCTTGATGAGCCACCAAAGCCAGGCCGCCAATGCGGTTTTGTTGGGCTGGAATAATCTTGGCATGCACTGCATGGATTCGCGCTACGCCGAATTCGCCATCCTGCCGCCTTACAACACCATCGAAGCGCAATTGATCGTCGGCGGCAAATTGATGAAGGCCAGCACGGTACCGAACGCCGCCGATTACACGCTGAGTTATCAGGCCATCGTCGATCCGGTCAGCGGCGTGATGAACAGCACCTCCAGCGGCAAGAGCGATTGGGAAACCTACGCGCCCACGCTGTTTCCGGTTTTGAAAACGTTCAATCCGGCCTACACCGCCGACATGGGCTTGGCGGGCTGCAACATGCCGGGGATCGATAGTCCTTACGTGCTGAACACCGCGCAGCCGATGAGCTTTCAACCGGCCAACTCGCCGGAAAATACCTACCAGGCCGAAGGCGTACCGATCACGCCCACCGACGATCAGGGCAACAAAAACACCTATCCGTTGATGCGTTTGGTCGCCAGGGATGCCAACAACACCGTGGTCGCGCAAACCGACATCGTGTTACCGGTCTCCGACGAAATGAGCTGCAAAACCTGCCACGCCGCCAATACCAACGACAAGGCCAAACCAACCGGCGGTTGGATCAGCGATGCCAACCTGGAGCGCGAATACCGGTTGAACATACTCAAACTGCACGACGACACCGAATTCGCCGAGCATGCCGCGCTGTACAACGAAGCCTTGGCGGCCAAAGGCCTGGACCCGGCCGGCTTGTACGCCGCCGCGACCACCGACCAGGACCCGGCGACGCCGGGCGTACAAGTCAAACCGATGCTGTGCGCGGCTTGCCATTCTTCCGAAGCGCTGGGCGCCCCCAGCTTCAGCGGCAACAACGGCACCGTGCCGGCGCTGACCCAATCGGTACACAGTACCCATGCCACGGTCACCGCGCCAGGCAGTTCGCTGACCCTGGATAGCTCCGACAATCGCGCGGCCTGCTACGACTGCCATCCGGGCTCCAAAACCCGCTGCTTGCGCGGCGCGATGGGTAGCGCGGTCGCCGCCGACGGCAGCATGGAAATGCAATGCCAAAGCTGCCACGGCAACATGAGCAAGGTCGGCGACAGCCATCGCACCGGCTGGCTCGAAGAGCCCACTTGCCAAAGCTGCCATACCGGCACCGCCACCAACAACAACGGCAAAATCCGTTACAGCTCGGTGTTCAACAACCCGCTGACCTACGACAGCCAACGGGTCGCGGTCAACCAAACCTTCGCCACCAACGCCGATACGCCGGCCCCCGGATTGTCGCTGTACCGCTTTTCCAAAGGCCACGGCGGCCTGCAATGCTCGGCTTGCCACGGCTCGACCCACGCCGAATTCCCGTCGTCGCACCAAAACGACAATATCCGCAACGAGCAACTGCAAGGCCATGCCGGCGTAACGGTGGAGTGCAAAACCTGTCACACCGCCGGTGTCCCGAGTACCACCGACGGCGGACCGCACGGTCTGCACCCGATCGACCAAAACTGGGTGGGCCGGCACGGCGACGCGGCCGAGCGCTCCGGTACCGCCGGCTGCAAAGGCTGCCACGGCAGCGACCTACGCGGCACCGAGTTGTCGCGCGTTCAGGGCGACCGCTCGTTCAACGTCGAAGATTTAGGCACAGTCAAATTCTATCGGGGCGGCACGGTCGGCTGTTATTCCTGCCACCGAGGCCCTAGCAGCGAGAGCATGAACACGGCGGCCTATCCGATCACCGCCGACGTTTCGGCCAGCACCGCCGCCGGCACACCGGTCAATTTAACCTTGCCGGTCACCGGCACCGGCGTGACGATGCGCATCCTGAAGCAGCCGCAACACGGCACGGTCGGCTTGAACAATGCGGTCGCCACCTACTTCCCGGAAGAAGGCTTCAGTGGCACCGACAGCTTCCTGTTCGCGGGCTACGACGGCGCCAAAAACACCGTGACCAGCACCGGCAACAAGGGCGCGGTTCCGGCCACGGCGACCATTACCGTCAATGCCGCGTGTTCTTATAGCCTGCAACCCGGCAGCCAAGCCGCCGCCAACAACGCCGGCAGCTTCAGCGCCACGCTGACCACCGGGGCGAATTGCGCCTGGCAATTGCAAAGCGACGCGGCTTGGCTATACGTGACGTCACCGACCAGCGGCAGCGGTCCGGCGACGATTCAGTACAACGTCGCGGTCAACCCGGCGCTCAACACCCGTATCGGCAACCTGACGGTATTGGGCGGCAGCAATCAAAACGTCGCCCAGTTAGCGGTTACTCAAGCGGCCGGCACCGATGGCGACGGCGACGGCGTGGTCGATGCGGTGGACAACTGCACCGCGCTCGCCAACGCCACGCAACTGGATAGCAACGGCGATCACTTCGGCAACCTCTGCGATGCCGATTTGAACAACGATTGCAAAACCAACTCGCTGGACTTGGGCTTGTTCAAAAGCGTTTACGGTAACGCCGCCGGCAATGCCGACCTGAAGGCCGCGGCCGACATAAACGGCGACGGCAACGTTAACTCGCTGGATCTGGGCTTGTTCAAACGCATCTACGGCAAAGCGCCGGGACCTTCCGCGCAAGCGACTTGCCCGTAA
- a CDS encoding response regulator transcription factor → MTNSASALVIDDHPLLASGIADFLLSHCGFGQARPVSSIAEFWEVLDTAQPPSLAVVDFWLPEGASLPLLVQMKRQCPATRLLAISADDNSAVSGKVREAGADGFLHKQEAPDIFGRAVAALLRGDTWFHTGPFAATGINQPLKELPVTAAELGLTARQGQVLAMMLKGLPNKRIALNLSLSEQTVKEHVTGILERLGARNRIEVITMLRGRKLEGS, encoded by the coding sequence GTGACAAATTCGGCAAGCGCGTTGGTTATCGACGACCACCCGCTGTTGGCGAGCGGCATCGCCGATTTTTTGCTATCGCATTGCGGCTTCGGCCAGGCGCGGCCGGTGTCCAGCATCGCCGAGTTTTGGGAAGTTCTCGATACCGCCCAGCCGCCGTCGTTGGCCGTGGTGGATTTTTGGCTGCCGGAAGGTGCGTCGCTACCCTTACTCGTGCAAATGAAACGGCAATGCCCAGCGACGCGTTTGCTGGCCATCAGCGCGGACGACAATTCGGCCGTGTCGGGCAAGGTGCGCGAAGCCGGTGCCGACGGTTTTCTGCACAAGCAGGAAGCGCCGGATATTTTCGGCCGCGCCGTGGCCGCGTTGCTGCGGGGCGACACTTGGTTTCACACCGGTCCATTTGCCGCGACCGGTATCAATCAGCCGCTCAAGGAGCTGCCGGTCACCGCCGCCGAGCTGGGTCTGACCGCCCGTCAAGGCCAGGTACTGGCGATGATGTTGAAGGGCTTGCCCAACAAACGCATCGCCTTGAACCTGTCGTTGTCCGAACAAACCGTCAAAGAGCACGTCACCGGTATTCTGGAGCGGCTGGGTGCTCGCAATCGGATCGAGGTGATTACCATGCTGCGCGGCAGAAAACTGGAAGGTTCGTAA
- a CDS encoding DUF1566 domain-containing protein codes for MKRIILRTALSALGTLAVGSAQAQLFDRGGGLIYDSEQNVTWLADANYAKTSGYDAEGKMSWQNAVAWVDGLTFFDDVRGASYEDWRLPTFNDLGVPGCDYGYSGSDCGFNVSTASSELAHLFYGDFANKGALDSHGGPQSGYGLVDDPATADDESLFSHLQSFGYWLGTSYGGDASKAWYLSTATGMQNYISKGTNYYVWAVRDGDVAAPVPLPGAVWLFGSALIGLIYAKRRGV; via the coding sequence ATGAAACGTATAATTTTACGCACCGCGTTGTCGGCGCTCGGCACGCTGGCTGTCGGCAGCGCGCAAGCCCAGTTGTTCGACCGGGGCGGCGGCCTGATCTACGACAGCGAGCAAAACGTCACTTGGCTGGCGGACGCCAACTACGCCAAAACCAGCGGCTACGACGCCGAAGGCAAAATGAGCTGGCAAAACGCCGTGGCCTGGGTAGACGGCTTGACCTTCTTCGACGATGTGCGCGGCGCGAGTTACGAAGATTGGCGCCTGCCGACCTTCAACGACCTGGGCGTGCCCGGTTGCGACTATGGATACAGCGGTAGCGATTGCGGATTCAACGTCTCCACGGCCAGCTCGGAACTCGCGCATCTGTTCTACGGCGATTTCGCTAACAAAGGCGCCCTCGATTCGCATGGCGGACCGCAGTCCGGCTACGGCCTCGTCGACGATCCGGCCACGGCCGACGACGAAAGCCTGTTCAGCCATCTGCAATCCTTTGGCTATTGGCTAGGCACCAGTTACGGCGGTGACGCCAGTAAAGCCTGGTATCTGAGCACCGCGACCGGCATGCAAAATTACATCAGCAAAGGCACCAATTATTACGTCTGGGCAGTCCGTGACGGCGACGTCGCCGCGCCGGTGCCATTGCCGGGCGCGGTCTGGCTGTTCGGTAGTGCGCTGATCGGCTTGATATACGCGAAACGTCGCGGCGTATAA
- a CDS encoding type II toxin-antitoxin system VapC family toxin, with amino-acid sequence MKLFLDACAVIYLIESHQEQGGKTRVLVDDARKANAQLAVSRLSFLECRVLPLKTRNAEILDCYDRFFRLPGLEIVELDTTVIDIATELRANHAGTLRTPDAIQLACALLSGADQFLTGDKKLAAIQEIKVIVV; translated from the coding sequence GTGAAACTGTTCCTTGACGCTTGCGCCGTCATTTATTTGATCGAGTCACACCAGGAACAAGGCGGAAAAACCCGCGTCCTGGTAGATGATGCTCGGAAAGCGAACGCGCAATTGGCGGTTTCGCGGCTTTCCTTTCTGGAATGCCGGGTGCTGCCTTTGAAAACCAGGAATGCGGAAATATTGGACTGCTACGACCGATTTTTTCGATTGCCGGGTTTGGAAATCGTCGAACTCGATACCACGGTCATCGACATCGCCACCGAACTACGCGCCAACCATGCGGGAACCTTACGCACCCCGGATGCGATCCAACTGGCTTGTGCCCTCTTGTCCGGAGCGGACCAGTTTTTGACCGGTGATAAGAAGCTGGCTGCTATTCAGGAAATAAAGGTCATTGTCGTATGA
- a CDS encoding DUF998 domain-containing protein, producing the protein MKLPLSSHAGWLGLASSGLLAWGNWHYAQTLPNYDAARQTVSELAAFGTPLADQINYGLFLPVGLMQWLALACQYRALKNHSGLRRGLLAFSWVGAAYVFCALFPCDPGSPLIGSWRQQIHNLFGVLEYLGGGLGLLLFGRIPGSRIAIPLKISGALVLTVLVSLAIPCLAVYRGLIQRVAEGVLFGWLALASAVQLAEAYIGRIEITTRP; encoded by the coding sequence ATGAAACTGCCACTTAGTAGCCATGCCGGCTGGTTGGGACTGGCATCCTCGGGCCTGTTGGCTTGGGGAAACTGGCACTATGCCCAAACGCTACCCAACTACGACGCTGCGCGCCAGACCGTCAGCGAATTGGCTGCGTTCGGAACGCCATTGGCGGACCAAATCAATTACGGACTTTTCCTGCCGGTGGGCTTGATGCAATGGCTAGCACTGGCCTGCCAGTACCGAGCGCTCAAGAATCATTCCGGTCTGCGCCGGGGTTTACTGGCATTTTCCTGGGTGGGAGCGGCTTATGTATTTTGTGCGTTATTCCCGTGCGATCCCGGCTCGCCGCTGATCGGCTCCTGGCGCCAGCAAATTCATAATCTGTTCGGTGTGCTTGAATACCTGGGCGGCGGTCTGGGCTTGCTGCTGTTTGGGCGCATTCCCGGCTCCCGCATCGCAATCCCTTTGAAGATTTCCGGCGCACTGGTACTGACGGTTCTGGTGTCGCTTGCCATCCCCTGTCTGGCGGTCTACAGGGGACTGATTCAACGCGTTGCCGAAGGCGTGTTGTTCGGCTGGCTCGCGTTAGCGAGCGCCGTGCAATTGGCCGAAGCCTACATCGGCCGAATCGAAATTACGACGCGACCCTAA